In Calothrix sp. PCC 7507, one DNA window encodes the following:
- a CDS encoding methyltransferase domain-containing protein: MSPFAAYTRKRRMQLFGEWLGSANNKPLRVLDLGGSSEIWEFVERPLDITLLNLPGENRDRKKSRCHRFTYVEGDGCDVKAFGDQEFDLVFTNSVIEHVGDEEKQEAFAREVIRLGHRYWVQTPSKYFPIEAHCGMPFWWFYPASWRDRLIKRWREKLPDWTDMVEGTRVLELERLQQLFPNAKLKVERILGFPKSYILYTM, from the coding sequence ATGTCTCCATTCGCTGCATACACACGTAAAAGACGTATGCAGTTGTTCGGTGAGTGGCTAGGTTCAGCAAACAACAAACCATTACGGGTATTGGATCTGGGAGGTAGCTCTGAGATTTGGGAATTTGTAGAACGACCCCTCGATATCACCCTTCTCAACCTTCCCGGTGAAAACAGAGACCGAAAAAAATCTAGATGTCATCGATTCACTTATGTTGAAGGAGATGGTTGTGATGTCAAAGCCTTTGGCGACCAGGAATTCGACCTAGTTTTCACGAATAGTGTGATTGAACATGTCGGAGATGAAGAAAAACAAGAAGCGTTTGCGCGTGAAGTTATTCGCCTTGGTCATCGTTATTGGGTGCAAACGCCATCTAAATACTTCCCGATTGAAGCACACTGTGGAATGCCTTTTTGGTGGTTTTATCCAGCATCATGGCGCGATCGCTTAATTAAGAGATGGAGAGAAAAATTACCAGATTGGACAGATATGGTCGAGGGAACCCGTGTTCTCGAGCTTGAGCGATTACAACAGTTGTTTCCCAATGCAAAATTGAAAGTCGAAAGGATTCTCGGTTTTCCCAAAAGTTACATTTTGTACACAATGTAA
- a CDS encoding WecB/TagA/CpsF family glycosyltransferase yields the protein MRKVNLLNLTIHSITMLELLERLKFGGVVFTPNVDHLMKLQRNQDFYDIYQDADYRVCDSKILMYVSNFLGTPIYEKISGSDLFPAFYTYYRYDKNIKIFLLGSEAQVVRMAQQQINLKVGRKIVVASHSPSFGFEQNEQECQEIVEMINQSGATVLAIGVGAPKQEMWIAKYRNRLNHVKTFLAIGATISFEAGIIQRSPRWISEMGFEWLYRLLSEPKRLWKRYILDAIPFFWLVIQQKLQLYKNPWPTNNQNKVSHTQPLVNNVENIK from the coding sequence ATGAGAAAAGTTAATCTTCTGAATCTGACTATCCATAGCATCACAATGCTTGAGTTGTTAGAGAGGCTAAAGTTCGGTGGTGTTGTGTTTACCCCTAATGTCGATCACTTAATGAAATTGCAGAGGAATCAAGATTTTTATGATATATACCAAGATGCAGATTACAGGGTCTGTGACAGCAAGATTTTGATGTATGTATCTAATTTCTTGGGGACACCAATATATGAAAAAATTTCCGGTTCAGATTTGTTCCCAGCTTTTTATACATACTATCGATATGACAAAAACATCAAAATCTTTTTGCTAGGGTCTGAGGCGCAAGTAGTGAGAATGGCGCAGCAGCAAATTAATTTAAAGGTGGGTCGGAAGATTGTCGTTGCATCTCATTCACCTTCCTTTGGATTCGAGCAAAACGAACAAGAGTGTCAAGAAATTGTAGAGATGATTAACCAATCGGGTGCTACCGTCTTAGCAATTGGTGTAGGCGCTCCCAAACAAGAGATGTGGATCGCTAAATATAGAAATCGGTTAAATCATGTCAAGACATTTCTAGCTATTGGCGCAACCATTAGTTTTGAGGCAGGAATTATTCAGCGATCGCCAAGATGGATCAGTGAAATGGGTTTTGAGTGGTTATACAGGCTTTTAAGCGAACCTAAGCGTCTCTGGAAGCGGTATATTTTAGATGCGATCCCGTTTTTTTGGCTAGTCATCCAACAAAAATTACAGCTTTACAAAAATCCCTGGCCAACCAATAATCAAAATAAAGTTAGTCACACCCAGCCTCTAGTAAACAATGTGGAGAATATCAAGTAG
- a CDS encoding CTP synthase, producing the protein MTKFVFVTGGVVSSIGKGIVAASLGRLLKSRDYSVSILKLDPYINVDPGTMSPFQHGEVFVTQDGAETDLDLGHYERFTDTSMSRLNSVTTGSIYQSVINKERRGEYNGGTVQVIPHITNEIKERILRIAQDITPDVVITEIGGTVGDIESLPFLEAIRQFRKEVGRQNVLYMHVTLLPWIASAGEMKTKPTQHSVKELRSIGIQPDILVCRCDRPLPIGLKQKLSEFCDVAEECVITSQDAKSIYEVPLMLEREGMAEQVLDLLHMEQRKPNLVHWQTMVQKLHSPKYTVEIAIVGKYVRLGDAYISVVEALHHAAISTHGQLRLRWVNSETLEDESAENHLEGVDGVVVPGGFGIRGVDGKIAAIKYARDRQIPFLGLCLGMQCSVIEWARNIEGLTDANSAEFDPDTSAPVINLLPEQQDVVDLGGTMRLGLYPCHILPNTLAYKLYQDDVIYERHRHRYEFNNAYRQLLLESGYLISGTSPDGRLVEIVELPKHPFFLACQFHPEFQSRPSNPHPLFKGFMQAAISHSTPPLVQQH; encoded by the coding sequence ATGACTAAATTTGTCTTTGTAACTGGGGGCGTAGTTTCCAGTATCGGTAAGGGAATTGTAGCAGCAAGTCTGGGACGGTTGCTCAAATCCCGTGATTATTCTGTATCGATTCTGAAACTCGATCCTTATATTAATGTCGATCCTGGCACGATGAGTCCCTTTCAACATGGGGAAGTGTTTGTAACTCAAGATGGTGCCGAAACAGATTTAGATTTGGGGCATTATGAACGCTTCACTGATACCTCAATGTCGCGGCTGAACAGCGTTACCACTGGCTCGATTTATCAATCAGTCATTAATAAAGAGCGGCGTGGAGAATATAATGGTGGCACTGTGCAGGTGATACCCCACATCACCAATGAAATTAAAGAACGGATTTTGCGGATTGCTCAAGATATCACTCCGGATGTGGTAATTACGGAAATTGGTGGTACGGTGGGGGATATTGAATCACTGCCGTTTTTGGAAGCAATCCGCCAATTTCGCAAGGAAGTAGGACGGCAGAATGTGCTGTACATGCACGTTACTTTGCTACCGTGGATTGCTTCGGCTGGTGAAATGAAAACCAAGCCTACTCAGCATTCTGTGAAGGAACTGAGATCAATAGGCATTCAACCAGATATTTTAGTTTGTCGATGCGATCGCCCGCTACCCATAGGCTTAAAACAAAAATTATCAGAATTTTGTGATGTAGCCGAAGAATGCGTCATCACCTCCCAAGATGCCAAAAGCATTTATGAAGTCCCGCTGATGCTAGAACGGGAAGGGATGGCGGAGCAAGTTTTGGATTTGCTGCACATGGAACAGCGTAAACCCAATCTGGTGCATTGGCAAACAATGGTACAAAAGTTGCACAGTCCCAAATACACTGTGGAAATTGCCATTGTGGGTAAATATGTGCGCTTAGGCGATGCTTATATATCAGTAGTGGAAGCGCTGCATCATGCGGCTATATCTACACATGGCCAACTGCGGCTACGTTGGGTGAACTCCGAAACACTGGAAGATGAATCAGCCGAAAACCATCTCGAAGGTGTCGATGGTGTGGTTGTCCCTGGAGGTTTCGGGATTCGGGGAGTAGATGGCAAAATTGCCGCGATTAAATATGCCCGCGATCGCCAAATCCCCTTTTTAGGATTATGCTTGGGAATGCAATGTTCCGTGATTGAATGGGCTAGGAACATAGAAGGATTAACCGATGCCAACAGTGCTGAATTTGATCCTGATACTAGTGCGCCAGTAATTAACTTGTTGCCAGAACAGCAGGATGTGGTTGATTTAGGCGGTACAATGCGCTTGGGACTTTACCCCTGCCATATTCTGCCGAATACTCTAGCCTATAAACTCTATCAAGATGATGTGATTTACGAACGACATCGCCATCGGTATGAGTTTAATAACGCTTACCGCCAACTACTATTAGAGTCTGGCTATCTTATTAGTGGCACATCTCCTGATGGACGTCTCGTGGAAATCGTCGAATTACCAAAACACCCATTCTTTCTAGCTTGTCAATTTCATCCAGAGTTCCAATCTCGCCCCAGCAACCCTCATCCTTTATTTAAAGGCTTCATGCAAGCCGCCATTTCCCACTCCACTCCACCTTTAGTGCAGCAACATTAA
- a CDS encoding N-acetylmuramoyl-L-alanine amidase has protein sequence MKRFLGLVILGCLVTSSVALAESSLVVVFPQKNYQTSAEKIFFLGTAPQDGQVFINGKPITRSKTGHFAPSLPLQLGENLFTVRHLNQELQIRVTRLTTQPQLPEGLAFAKDSLTPSADIARLPGELICFSAIAPSNANVAVNLANQKVALLPQPSQAQLPSNLAALTGRNQPATQSTVVRYEGCTVAQQPSSLSSGNNIISGAIIPDSGKNADLGKPEFQLSLNGKTVTQPGRGKIQILSPSQLPVIEVIADSGVARTGASTDYSRLTPLPKGTRAQVTGKEGDWLRLDYGAWINSKETQTLPNAIAPHTIIRSVGYRQLSGATEIIFPLQIPVPVNVQQGDALFSLTLYNTTAQTDIIRTDNNPLISRLDWQQVSPGQVKYTFNLKKSQQWGYKLRYEGTSLVLTLRHPPTFGQTKNKPLLGIKILLDPGHGGKESGASGPTGYLEKDANLVVSKLLRDELLKRGATVVMTRNDDRDLSLAERQAIISKAEPAIALSIHHNSLPDDGDAQNIKGFSAFWYNPQAHNLALFLHNYIVKNLKRPSYGVLWDNLALTRPTAAPSVLLELGFMSNPDEFDGIVNPQEQQKMAKALAAGITEWFQKVR, from the coding sequence GTGAAAAGATTCTTGGGTTTAGTAATATTAGGATGTCTTGTTACCTCCTCTGTAGCATTGGCAGAATCATCTCTTGTAGTTGTTTTTCCTCAAAAAAACTACCAAACAAGTGCGGAAAAAATCTTCTTTCTGGGCACAGCACCACAAGATGGACAGGTTTTCATCAATGGTAAGCCAATTACCCGCAGCAAAACTGGCCATTTTGCGCCCAGTTTGCCCTTGCAGTTAGGAGAGAATCTCTTTACTGTGCGTCACCTTAATCAAGAACTCCAGATTCGGGTGACAAGGCTGACTACTCAGCCCCAGCTACCAGAAGGATTAGCCTTCGCCAAAGATTCTCTCACTCCCTCCGCCGACATTGCCAGATTACCAGGGGAACTGATTTGTTTTAGCGCCATCGCCCCCTCTAACGCTAATGTTGCTGTCAACTTGGCGAATCAAAAAGTTGCCCTTTTGCCTCAACCATCACAAGCACAACTTCCCAGTAATTTAGCGGCCTTAACTGGGAGAAATCAACCTGCTACCCAGTCTACCGTGGTCAGGTATGAGGGTTGCACAGTAGCACAACAGCCTAGTTCCCTCAGTTCCGGTAATAATATAATTTCCGGTGCTATCATCCCAGATTCCGGTAAAAATGCCGATTTGGGTAAGCCAGAATTTCAATTGTCACTCAATGGTAAGACTGTAACTCAACCAGGAAGAGGCAAAATTCAAATCCTCTCACCCTCACAGTTACCTGTTATTGAGGTGATAGCAGACTCAGGTGTTGCTCGCACAGGCGCCAGCACCGATTATTCTCGACTCACACCACTACCGAAAGGAACACGCGCCCAAGTCACAGGGAAGGAAGGCGATTGGTTACGCCTAGACTATGGTGCTTGGATTAATAGCAAAGAAACTCAAACTTTACCAAATGCGATCGCACCACACACTATTATTCGTAGTGTAGGATATCGTCAACTCTCTGGGGCAACAGAGATAATTTTCCCCCTCCAAATTCCCGTTCCTGTGAATGTCCAACAAGGTGATGCCTTGTTCAGCCTCACTCTCTACAACACCACTGCCCAAACAGATATTATTCGTACTGATAATAACCCCTTAATTTCTCGCCTAGATTGGCAACAAGTGTCTCCAGGACAAGTTAAATACACCTTTAACCTCAAAAAATCCCAACAATGGGGATACAAGTTGAGATATGAAGGTACAAGCTTGGTTTTAACCTTGCGTCATCCGCCTACATTCGGACAAACAAAAAATAAGCCTTTATTAGGCATCAAAATCTTACTAGATCCAGGACATGGAGGGAAAGAATCAGGTGCCAGTGGCCCAACTGGATATCTCGAAAAAGATGCCAATCTTGTAGTATCCAAGTTACTACGTGATGAGTTGCTCAAGCGGGGGGCGACGGTGGTAATGACACGAAACGACGATCGCGATCTTTCCCTAGCAGAACGTCAAGCAATTATTAGTAAAGCAGAACCAGCGATCGCTCTTTCTATTCATCACAACTCTTTACCCGATGATGGTGATGCCCAAAATATCAAAGGATTTTCTGCCTTTTGGTATAATCCACAAGCTCACAACTTAGCCTTATTTTTGCATAACTATATAGTGAAAAATTTAAAAAGACCTTCCTATGGTGTTTTATGGGATAATCTAGCACTCACACGTCCCACTGCAGCCCCATCAGTATTACTAGAATTAGGTTTTATGAGTAACCCTGATGAATTTGACGGTATAGTCAACCCACAGGAACAGCAGAAAATGGCTAAAGCACTAGCTGCGGGTATTACTGAGTGGTTTCAGAAGGTGCGGTAG
- a CDS encoding GumC family protein — MQTKGYSEEKGYPEEIDVQKYWLVVKRRWVVASGVFVTSVVCTGLAVSLQRPAYQATGQVLVQSSKTSSLTGVGQKIGDLESLKREGNPLDTQAVVLQSLPIRQQVISTLKLKGADGKLLDPNALAIKVEPIVGTDVLKISYTTEQPQLAAAVVNQLMKAYIANNIFTNRAEALAAGEFVAKELPRAKLELDRTAETLRRFKTQNQIIELEEEASAAVETITDLNDQINRAKSDLADVGAQELAIRSQVNLEADKAVEVTSLNQTPGVQEVLTELQKVQTKLAAQQGLYTAEHPAIVYLKNQEIALNDLLQQRTAQVVGSNVKIAPGNLQIGELRQKLAADFLALQAKRLGIQRKIDALLNQQKAYKQRADILPFLEKRQGELQRSLLVAQKNYETLITRLQEIRVAENQTVGNARVIQPAVAPKQPAATKQLLFLAGGGLVGALLSIAAAFFVDLIDRRLKTVKEAEALFGYTLLGLIPKFETNHLLESPASDKISPRVIVAKSPRSVIHEAYQMLQANLKFISLDRKARTIVVTSSVSGEGKSEVTANLATVMAQAGRRVLLVDADMRQPSQHHLWGLINSVGFSNVIAGENEFSEAVQSVTNNLSVLTAGVMPPNPLALIDSERMTSLMEMFAQRYDYVVFDTPSLVGTADAAVLGKMAGGVLVVVRPGLVDSGSATAAKSLLARSEANILGIVANGVNVKYEPDNYFYYSNSRSEVRADSVGRQRATVSSK; from the coding sequence ATGCAGACAAAAGGTTATTCTGAAGAAAAAGGTTATCCCGAAGAAATAGATGTTCAAAAATACTGGCTAGTTGTCAAACGCCGTTGGGTAGTTGCATCAGGAGTTTTTGTCACATCTGTAGTATGCACTGGACTAGCAGTATCACTACAACGACCAGCCTACCAAGCAACTGGACAGGTGCTTGTACAGTCAAGTAAAACATCATCACTGACTGGTGTCGGACAAAAAATAGGTGATCTAGAATCTTTGAAGCGTGAAGGTAATCCCCTCGACACACAAGCTGTTGTCTTGCAGTCCTTACCTATTCGCCAGCAAGTCATCAGTACTTTGAAGCTCAAAGGAGCAGATGGTAAACTTCTAGATCCAAATGCACTTGCCATCAAAGTTGAGCCGATTGTCGGTACGGATGTACTGAAAATTTCTTACACTACCGAGCAGCCCCAATTGGCAGCAGCAGTAGTCAATCAACTGATGAAAGCTTACATTGCCAATAATATTTTTACTAACCGCGCAGAAGCCTTGGCTGCAGGAGAGTTTGTTGCTAAAGAATTACCAAGAGCTAAATTAGAACTAGACCGAACTGCAGAGACACTACGTCGGTTTAAAACTCAAAATCAGATTATCGAGCTAGAAGAAGAAGCAAGTGCGGCAGTTGAGACAATAACTGATCTTAACGACCAAATCAATAGAGCTAAATCTGATCTAGCAGACGTGGGTGCCCAAGAATTAGCAATCCGCAGTCAAGTAAATCTAGAAGCGGATAAAGCTGTAGAAGTTACTTCTTTAAATCAAACACCTGGTGTGCAGGAAGTTTTAACAGAACTGCAAAAGGTGCAAACTAAGCTAGCTGCTCAACAAGGACTCTACACTGCAGAGCATCCAGCAATTGTTTATTTAAAAAATCAAGAAATAGCTTTAAACGACCTATTGCAGCAGCGAACTGCCCAAGTTGTCGGCTCGAATGTAAAAATTGCCCCTGGTAATTTGCAGATTGGGGAACTCCGGCAAAAGTTGGCTGCGGATTTTCTCGCCCTCCAAGCAAAACGCCTGGGTATTCAAAGGAAAATAGATGCCTTGTTGAATCAGCAAAAAGCTTACAAGCAAAGGGCTGATATTCTACCATTTTTAGAAAAGAGGCAAGGTGAGCTACAACGAAGCTTGTTAGTTGCACAGAAAAACTATGAAACCCTCATCACTAGGCTACAGGAAATCCGCGTAGCAGAAAATCAAACTGTTGGTAATGCCCGTGTAATTCAACCTGCTGTAGCTCCCAAACAACCAGCTGCTACTAAACAGCTCCTATTCTTAGCGGGAGGTGGACTTGTTGGGGCGCTGCTAAGTATAGCTGCGGCCTTCTTTGTTGACCTAATTGATAGAAGATTGAAAACAGTCAAAGAAGCCGAGGCTCTTTTTGGCTATACACTCCTGGGGTTAATTCCCAAGTTTGAAACCAATCATTTACTCGAAAGCCCTGCATCTGATAAAATTTCACCGCGAGTAATTGTCGCTAAATCACCCCGCTCGGTGATTCATGAAGCCTATCAAATGCTGCAAGCTAACCTGAAGTTTATTAGCTTAGATAGAAAAGCTCGGACTATTGTAGTGACGAGTTCTGTATCTGGGGAAGGCAAATCAGAAGTTACTGCTAATTTAGCTACAGTCATGGCTCAAGCAGGAAGACGAGTGCTGCTAGTTGATGCAGATATGCGTCAACCATCTCAACATCACTTGTGGGGTCTAATCAACTCTGTGGGTTTCAGTAATGTGATTGCCGGTGAAAATGAATTCTCAGAAGCAGTGCAATCAGTTACAAATAACTTATCCGTACTCACGGCTGGAGTTATGCCTCCTAATCCACTGGCCTTAATTGATTCTGAACGCATGACTTCTCTGATGGAAATGTTCGCTCAGAGATACGACTATGTCGTTTTTGATACTCCATCTTTAGTTGGAACCGCTGATGCCGCAGTCCTAGGCAAAATGGCGGGTGGAGTATTAGTAGTAGTTCGACCTGGTCTTGTTGATTCAGGTAGTGCTACCGCAGCTAAGTCTTTGCTTGCAAGGTCTGAGGCTAATATTCTAGGGATTGTGGCCAACGGCGTGAATGTGAAATATGAACCTGATAACTACTTCTACTACAGCAACTCTCGTTCTGAAGTGAGAGCAGATTCTGTAGGTAGGCAGCGAGCTACGGTATCTAGTAAGTAG